A stretch of the Lolium perenne isolate Kyuss_39 chromosome 3, Kyuss_2.0, whole genome shotgun sequence genome encodes the following:
- the LOC127342715 gene encoding uncharacterized protein: MDDVWCSLDMAADISGLHSALADPFWQPFTHSAVSSIGNDSAYFGVDDVGLMVEVDGMADMDTTGFFGGEDARFVLPPSTSSSLSSKRSLSLDSGGSSGSITLDHAAAHASRQQGPPPPVAHQPFDHNDEAIMRAMMAVMSSGSPSPTSSASSRAQPFSRDSSVQQQASAMAPHPRGGGNGGHHVMVKSSLAVSPEGTSNGASRGQQPDSGNSGQLYHMMSERKRREKLNDSFLALRSLLPPCSKKDKTTVLTKAAGYLRTLEAQVSELEEKNSKLEKHIPALEEDGGTQQPRRQRAKVQISKASEEVVSLTVMVMVECDVVELVLRILECLRWMEQISVLSVDADTYSPQVLLKAIASIKLRVDGDWNEASFHEAMTKAVNDATSSPPPHAPILLTA; this comes from the exons ATGGATGATGTGTGGTGCAGCCTGGACATGGCCGCCGACATCTCCGGCCTCCACAGCGCCCTCGCCGACCCCTTCTGGCAACCATTCACCCA TTCTGCTGTGAGCTCCATCGGCAACGACAGTGCCTACTTCGGGGTCGACGACGTTGGTCTCATGGTTGAG GTGGACGGCATGGCGGACATGGACACGACCGGCTTCTTCGGAGGAGAGGATGCCCGCTTCGTGCTGCCGCCGTCGACGTCGTCCTCGCTCTCGTCGAAGCGGTCCCTCTCCCTCGACAGCGGCGGATCCTCGGGGTCCATCACGCTGGACCACGCTGCCGCCCACGCCTCGCGGCAAcaagggccgccgccgccggtggcgcacCAGCCGTTCGACCATAACGACGAGGCGATCATGCGGGCCATGATGGCGGTCATGTCCTCCGGCTCGCCCTCCCCGACCTCGTCGGCCTCCTCGCGGGCGCAGCCGTTTTCCCGGGACAGCAGCGTGCAGCAGCAAGCATCAGCCATGGCGCCGCACCCGCGTGGAGGAGGAAATGGTGGCCACCACGTGATGGTGAAGAGCAGCCTCGCAGTGTCGCCGGAGGgaaccagcaacggcgccagccgGGGACAGCAGCCGGACAGCGGCAACAGCGGCCAGCTCTACCACATGATGTCGGAGAGGAAGAGACGGGAGAAGCTCAACGACAGCTTCCTCGCACTGAGGTCGCTCCTTCCCCCCTGCTCAAAG AAGGACAAGACGACGGTGCTGACGAAGGCGGCCGGGTACCTGAGGACCCTGGAGGCACAGGTGTCGGAGCTGGAGGAGAAGAACAGCAAGCTGGAGAAGCACATCCCGGCCTTGGAGGAGGACGGCGGCACGCAGCAGCCGAGGCGGCAGAGAGCCAAGGTCCAGATCAGCAAGGCGTCGGAGGAGGTGGTGAGCCTGacggtgatggtgatggtggaGTGCGACGTGGTGGAGCTGGTGCTGCGCATCCTGGAGTGCCTCCGGTGGATGGAGCAGATCAGCGTGCTGTCCGTCGACGCCGACACCTACTCCCCGCAGGTGCTGCTCAAGGCCATCGCTAGCATCAAGCTCCGGGTCGACGGCGACTGGAACGAGGCGTCCTTCCACGAGGCCATGACCAAGGCGGTGAACGACGCGACCTCGTCGCCTCCTCCACACGCCCCGATCCTGCTCACCGCGTAG